The DNA region CTATAGAATTTACCTATATACACAGTTCTtgtcatttttttctttattagagCAGGGTGAGCCGTACATCGAATTATGCGATCTTTTTTCTTCGCATAGGAGCTTGCTGCatataaatctctttttttttccctttttttcctttttctttttctttttggtggAATCATACCTTATAATGCAGCCTAAAGTTTGATATATGGGAATTTATTCCAAATTAAAAGCAGAACGTGACATGTAAGATGTAACCAAACAAACTTTTAAAAGAATGTACGTATAAAAGACACGGGATATGTATTCTCAATCAGAAAGCATGCATGTCCAATAATTTTCTTTGCATGCATCATATATATGGACTGTATTTctctgttattattattaaacaaagaaaataaaattttcttaattaagaAATTAATTCTACGTCATTAAATAATATGTGTGATTGAAAATGGAATACTGCAAGTACGATGGAGAGAGCGATGGGAAGAAGAAAGTATGCATTGGGGTACCAATTACGTGATAGAAGCTGAAAACTCAGAAATACTGAGTCATAGGCTATGAGCTTTCATGGTTTCTTTCTCTTGCACCAATGCAAAACATACAACAGAATCCATTCCATAACAAGATGAAGACACCCACTACAACATAAATTCAAGACCAAACAAAGGAGTACAGAAAAGCTTTGAAAGTTACATTACCCCCTCAAtatcttctctttattttatttcatgtttGCCAATGTAAatcaaatatagaaaaaaaaacggTTTTAATAGGTAGATAATGACTTtgcaaataatgtgaataataaattttaaaattagtccaatgaaataaaaatacactacctataaaaaaatcacaaataaaaaagagaagTTACCATATATATAACTACATTGTTCATTAAACTCATTCTCTTCTTatgctttttcaaaaaattattcctCTACATAtgaataattttgtaaaataataaaatttacattGAATTTATAACTTTGATGAGTTTTATTATCTTGATTTAAGAAtggttatatttttaattttttattttatcaacatttttattttcattttctttggaattatatatatatatatatatatatatttaaaataataattaaataatcaccttttttattttaaaccttTTGCTTCTTGTCATGTTGTTCCTCGTTCACTACTATTGTCGGAGTTGCTTacttttaaatatcaaaataaaaaacctctcattttaaaatttttttctacctTCTTCTCTCTAGCTCTTTTGTACtaatattattagaaaaaaaattaaaagtcaaTAACTAtagtttatattaattaatattttaattaatatttttaaatattattagttaactataataataaattgtactgattatattattattattattattattattatatataaagaagTGATAGGCACCATTCCCCGTAAAGTGGTTGATTTGTCACAAAAGCATAAGATTGGATTATAAGACAAACTTTATCTACAATGCAGCCTGATACTCATTCTAGATTCATCATCTATCTCGATTAAAATTTCAGTTATTTAACTAGCATGCGTGTTATTGTTGTACTTTTCATATAACTTAACTAACCAGTGATTCTACCAAAAATAGACCCTACTCCATCAATAATTCAAGATCTCTTCCTTCCTgcgatataatattatataaataaatttttttagtaattaaatttaattaaattattccaataatttaaacattgatgataataaaaatttaaaaagaaaatagataaaatgaagaaaaaaaatatagttaagtTTAATTACAAAAACAATTTATTTATCTAGCtagtatttttcaaaaagatAGATTCATAAAATACACAAAGTGCTTGGCAGTAATAATTTCAAAGGTTGGAGTTATATATACTTGTGGGGGATAACACTATCTTATCCATCACTCGTTTGACAGTGAAATTCTACCTTAGATAAAACTTTTAATTATGATAATCAATATATGGTtgtagaatttatatttttttctatacttAAAggtaataaaatattcaaaaatactatttgaaTATTAAAATCAGTTCAGTTATTATAtaattgtgtataaatatatatatacataatttaactcatttttaatatattttttatatttaaatatgtatTCTATTTTGAtaactaactaattttaatatatacctaGTATAATTGTAAaatattctatcttcttttatagAAGTAGAAAGTGTTATTAGTAGTCTTACTACTCCTTCATTTTtaccattattattatattttctttttcttcttttagatACCTATGGAAatatactaatataaaaaaatcattctTCTTTCTTAATATTTTCTTAACAAAATTGTTACATGCATATTAAAAGTCAACTACCAAATTAATTAATGTATATTTGtgcatatttatatatttatttttaattaaataatcatcTATCAGAGTAATAATGAaacttaatataataaaaataaacaaacttATAATATACCAATAATCAAATTTGTTTatactaatataataattttttatgggataacagatttttttttaagttaaaagtaAAACTCAAATTCGAGACCTCTAAATGAGGATGGAGGACTATACTATTTAAgcggttaattttttaaatacaaattacaTTATTGTTTTTCAAGAAGTGAATACAATAAAAATTTCTATGTTAAGAATACATACATTCACACATTGACCTGTGGTATATTGATTAAGAGGGTAGCAAGTAGCAACTATTTCTTTAAACCACTCAATCAAAATCCAAGGTTAGTGTTGCAATcttgtatatttattattattacttttgttGTATCTGTTTTGTGAAATTGGTGTAACATTTGATGCTTAGGCAGTACTAAATTGGATGAATGCAAAGCACAAGTCACATGTTGTTTGTAAAGACAATTGGATGATGTCCCTCTACACCCCCAATGGCACATAAAATTCTCAAAGCAGACGAGAGTCAATTAAAAAAGTGGGACGTTTTCTCTGACACAACACAACACTTCCTTCCCCTTTCTTGATCATCTATCATGTGAACATCTCTGGCCTTAAAATGTCGTCAACACAAATGCCGAATCACTATTTGCATGATTTATCATCACTACTATGTTCTGTGCCTAATAACAATAATAGTATGTAGTATCAAAACTAGTGGTcaaagttattattatttattgagGTTTGCATGCATGCCATATGGTAAAAGAGGAAggattcctttttattattcttgttgggATTCAGATGATGGGTCAAAGGGAATAAGGTAGTAAACATTTCATTCATGATTTCATGGCTATGTATCATTgaggagaataaaaatatagaatagaGACTAGAGAGGTtcattacttttctttctttttctttttcttttcttttttttttcctttccaaGCAAAAGGGTATGTGCCAAAAGCTAAAAAGAGGGTGTGCAGTGATACATAATTAGAATGTTATGACACATTTGTATAGCTAATAATAAACACAAAGAGGTATATATTCATTGTTGACAATTAGTGAAGGTTGAAAAACAAAGGTTTCAATAGGACAAGTAAGTTTTGCCAGCTGCTACTATGAGGTTAATAGCTTGTACTTAGTGATGGATTCAGCAGAGGAGGGCCTCAATGTCTTAGCAGAACTTTTCTAGGACAAGAGAGGGAGAATACATATATCACAACTGTCTCTACTCTCTACCACCATCATCTCTCTTTACAGGATTATACAGAGGACCACTTGCTCTTTCATGCTCATAAATCCAATTAAACATGTTTTTCAATTACTCTTTAAGTATAATTCACTTACTTTTTGTTAGAAAGAACACTTATCATTAGGCCAAGAGTTATATTATAATGAGTAGTATAAATGTAACACTTATCAATAGTCTTGTTAAGTAGAAAGGAAATTTCTTTGATAAAGAGTAAAGATTGTAAATAAATTTGTTATGAGAGTCTGCATTGGATGTAATGTATTTAttttggtggaaactcaggtgcagtcgacttcacgtgaagttaatacttgagagccgttagatgatttgactgatttaactaaattttcatgtAACGGCTTTGAGGtattaacttcacgtaaagtcgactttacttgagttttcaccatttatttttaaattccttTCTATTTTAAAAAGAACAATCTTCACTTTTCATTTGAATTACCCAAATAAAAATGGTAGAACACAAAATGTGATACTCACAAACCTGTAAAAACAAAAAGGGTCTACATTCATTTTTATGCAACAACCAGATGGTATATATTTTTTCCTAGAGTATGTAAGATCTGATGGTATAAACTTACCAACATCATGATATATAGGTGGGACCTAAGTATAAACCCTATATGTGTCTGGGTTTGTATTAGCAACGGTAACActcctaattttaacaaaaacattgTCACTTTCATCTCAGATCCAGCGCACATGCTATATTATCATGATTTATGATCAATTTCTTAAGTATTTGAACTTAtaataactttttctttttccttatcttTGCTAGGAGACACAAAATGTAAATGCTAATGCTAGTAATATTAAGTCCAAACCTTATTGAATTCTCTAGGCCTTTCTTTCTCTCACTCATCTCAACCTTTTCCTAACTTTTATGTGAACAAACTTGAGGATGAATGAGGAAGGAACAAAGAATCTATAATAATATATGTGTACATGTATCTGTGAATAGTTGTATAACTGTGTCAACTTACAAGACCAGCAGAATCACTTTATCAGCACAGAAAGTgaaccttctctttttcttttccatcatTGCATTTACCATCTTTGAGACTTTTTGTCTCTAACTTCATTCTCCCATGCTTCCCTTGAATTCATCAATAGCAATGCACAGACATTAGAAGAACACAGTGTTGGTAAAAAAGAAAATCTAAGAAGATGGAGTTTGATCTTGAAGACCCTTTATCCTGCTTCAAGGAACAACAAGCTTATACCATAACAGAACTCTTTGCTTCTGAATCTGATCACATGCCGGCCCCAAACTACTTGAATTCAACACATTTTCGCGCTTCCTTTCGCTGCGAAGCCATTTCTCTCATACTTCAGGTGGAAGTTATTTCCATATATAGTATTCTCACTACACTCTCTTCAATGTCACATTTGTAAAAGTTTGTTATGTTATTTCAGGTCCAGTTTTCATGTAATTTGGACCCTTCTGTAGCTTATCTAGCTATAAATTACTTGCATCGCTTCATGTCGAGGCAAGAAATTCCGGTAAGAAAATATGTAATGATTTCACTTTAAGCTTGTAACAAGTGTACATTAATCCTCTGTGTTTTGCAGATGGAGAAGCCATGGTTACTGAAACTTGTTGTCATATCCTGTCTTTCTCTTGCTTCAAAGATGAAGAACACACCCTTATCAATTTCCGATATACAGGTAAAGCTTTGGATTCACGTAATTACAAGAGTTAGCAGAAAAGAAATGTGTTCAACAAATGACAATAACTTGAACATTCCATGCTCATAATGAAACAGATAGAAGGTTGCATCTTTGAGTCTCAAACTGTTGGGAAGATGGAACTTCTTATTCTTGGCGCTCTGGAATGGCGTATGAGGTCAATTACACCTTTTCCTTTCTTGCATTTCTTCATCTCTTCAACGGAACTCAAAGATCCATCACTGAAGCAAGTGCTTAAAGAGCAAGCTACAAAGATAATCTTCAATGCTCACAATGGTACTCTTCTAGTATACAATTATATATTCAACTATGTAATGTAATATAATGTTAATGTGCAATTTCAGTGGAACTGTGACTTGCATTTATCTTATTATGTGGCTGCAGACATTAAGCTTTTAGAGTATAAACCTTCAACTATTGCAGCATCTGCTCTTATCTCTGCATCTCGCGAACTATGTCCACAGCAATATACTATGCTGAGAGCTTCAATTGCAGCTTGTGAGAATCTAGATGAGGTGAGTTTGCATTCAATCAATGTCATTTGAAGAAAATATTTgattcttatttggcattagaaCCAATATGTTGATGGTGGTTATTGTAGGATTCATTGACCAAGTGCATTGACCTGATGCAAGAGATGGTTATGTGGACGGAAGCGAACGAGTCAACCATCGATACAAGCTTTCTAAGCACTGAAACTCCAGTGAGCGTGCTGGAGAGAAGCATCAAGCGGCGGAGAATCTAATAAGCCTCCGCCGCCGACACATGTTCCAGATTTCTCAAGTTGTGAAGGAGCAAAGAAGCTGAGAGAAAAACCATCATTTGTGGTCCATATCAGTGTTTCAACTCAGACCAAAACTCAAGCCAGCAGAGAGGATGACAAGGCTTTGGACAATGGAGTGGATAGATCCATACTTTACTGGTTCCTATTGCATAGAATCAAAATTCAGAAATCATTAAAATAATTACCATATGGAGAAGTAACTAGAGAAAAACCTGTAATGTAGTAGCAGTGTAGCACCATTGCAATGAAAGAGAACAAGACACTGGTATAGAGGGTAAATTTGAATCTGATTAGAAGTTTACCAAGTTGTCAAAGAACCTGACATCTTTTCTTGTATTACTTATATCTGTTAAACAGGTTAATTGAGAGATAATCAAGTAAAGTAAACACCTTACTTAAGATGCAGATCTATCAAACTTTTATTTGCACAACACTTGGTATCATCAATAACTTGATACCAAAAGAAGGAATTTCATTGCCGCTAAGTAATCCCAGCTAAGTTTCATTTAACATGATTCATTTTTATCCTAGTTGATGCACAAAGATGGCACGTGTAAGTAGTTGATACAAAGATAAATTTGAACAGAACACGTTTGTGCAGAAGATGTTGATGAGTTTCAACTGTCAACAATAGCTTGTTAGCAAATATCAGCGGATAAACGGTTGTTATCCCAATCGAAAGTTCTCAACAATTTGCTGTCATTTATAAATATGGCGTGCACTTAAAAATCAACTAAAGCTTAATCCAACATCATCTTAATGgatatgaaaaaaagaaagaaattgtaaCATGCAACACAAACTCattatcttttcattttcttcacATTGCATACAAGACAACTTCAATACGAATTTCGGTCGTTTTtcattctctattttctttcatcTCACTAACAAATGTGTAAGTTCAGTAGGAAACATGACTTAGACCCCTTCCCTTGCCCTGCTCGAGAAATAGAACTAACTAATCCTATAGCAAGAGGTCGATAAACTTGATCAGCTTGGAATCACGCCCTTCTTTTCTTTGGGAGCATGAATGAGTTTAAACAATCTGTTTGACAAAGACATAACTAAATGATGTAACTCTTTCATATTAGAAACTCTAGTCCAGCTCTAAAGGGGTTGACAAAAATAAGACCCCAATAGTTAAGAATGGTAGATCCTCTGCACATTTGTAGACTGACATGTTTTCCACTTAGTCAAATAGCACTTTAGTCCTAGTGTGAACTGTCTTTGTCGCCGCCACGATTGCATTAATCTCTTGGCCAAGATTCAAGACTGATTCAGCTCTTCTCCATGCAACTTTCATCAGTTGGCATGATGGACACAACAGGAGGGGGATGCAACTCAAACAGTGCTTTACTCCCATCACTAAACCCACCTATGCATATCGTGTCACCCCGGCCATGCCAAGTGCCATCTTGAACGTTGTTTATCTCCAGTGTTCTAGACTCCTGTGCCATAAATGTACCAGTATTCAATACTATGTATGACAACAATTTACATGTCCCTCCATTTTGGTTATGATCAAGATTTGTCTCATACCACAGCAAAGTCAATCAAGATAATGGAGTTGAGGAGAGAAATAATTCTGTATTTACCTGGCATAATGTACAACAAGGACAGATAAAATGGTAAGCGCAATCATCCACGGCACTATCACTACCCTGCAAAAGGCACCAACAAATAATACATCAGATATATGAATCTAGCCATATTATGTTGATGTTAGTAATAATCAGCAAATATTCAACAGAGGAAAATATAGAAGCACATACAAAAAAAACTAAGCGTTGTCTCACTATTAAGAACTCAATATGCATTACAATGTTAGGAAGCCAGATGACTAATTCAAACTATCATAACCCAACAGTTAGCATGCATGaataaaatgcaaaataaaatttGCCATCTACTCCATCATCAGTAACTCAAATGAATTGTACTTTAGAAAGATTAACAAGGCAACACAAGCTCGTTGATCAAATGCTAGAAAGTTGTTCACAGCATTGAACTAAAAGGCACAACCCTGCTAATGAGGGATAACCTACAGTTAAAAATGTAGCTAGATCGTATCAAGAAACTTACAACATCATATATGTCAGAATCTAATGAGCAATGTGACAAAAATATCCATAACTCCAGTAGACACAACCGTTATTCAAAAGTGAATGCAAAAATTAAGAGAGTTATATACCACCAGTCTGCTATCTGTAAAAAAGATTAAAACCATACAAGCTAGTCCCTACTCCATCTATGCAAATAACTATATGTACCTCACAATCAGCATTAAAGCTATATTATATTTGAAGGTATAATAAAATGCAACACTTTCATGATTAGTATCAACCAATAATGTcatggggggttcggctatatttttacgttggttgccgaagacctaacacaaccctcctcctttatccgggcttgggaccggctatgtaccgcaagtgtaacataggcggagtttagTATCAACCAATAATAATGAAACTTAAAATTTAGAGAGAAATCTCTATCAAAACCTACCAAAGAATAACTaagtattaataaataattacagGCAAATACCCACCTTGATGTTGAATTTCTTTCTAATACGTGTTCGATAGAATCCTAAAATTGCTCCAACAGAAATGGTGAAGGCAACAGCCAGGTAAAGAAAGTAATGACGCCTTGTGGCAATAAAAGCAATGAAGTTAGCGAAGGCACCTAAAGCAAGAAGAAAATAAACTACAGCCTGCAATGGAAAAGAAAGAAGTTTAAATGTCAGAGCAGTGTATCTATATTACTaaagttaaaaagatgaagaCAGAAATTGGCAATCCTAAAAGCCATTCCATTTCTGAAGGTTTTAACTCATGATTGGATCAATTATTTGAATTTCCAAGCTATCTAAATATACCTGAATATAGCATGCACCAAAGCCGGCTCGTTTCATGTTCTTCCCAAATCGGTAACAAGGACAGCTGAAACAGAATATTAGCTATTACTTATATGCATGGTGCATCAAACAAATATTTGCAAAATAAAGACAAACTTCTGACAGATACATTATCCTTGTTAATCTTTTGGCAATTTAGTGTTTGATTGACCAGAAAAGCATCCATAAGAAAACAAGTCAAACTGATTTCCCTTCATAAGTCATAATCCAACAGTAGTTCAGTACATCACAGTTACATAGCACAAATTTCAGTCTAAAAGAATCCCCTCACCCCACTTGAGAAAACATGGAAATTGATAATATTGGACTTCCATATGGAGTTCTGTGAATGGAATGGAACCCGAAGCACAAAAGTGCAACCTGAACTCACTAGCTTACAGTTACAGCTAATAATTTCTGTTTCTCCTCAAAGTCTCAAACTGAAACCATAATCACAAAAGGGTTTTCCCTCCGTATATGAAGGATGAAGAAGCAAAAgacttgaaaaataaataaataaataatcaacaGTCATTTCTATCAAAATCAGCTAAACTACTTACAAAACCAGACATATAAACACAATGAACGAAGCATGAACTATCtacccaaaaaagaaaaaagaaaaaatgaagagaaaCTTACCATGCTGATTCAAGAGCGATGCGGCGGTCATCGAAGCAATCAAGGACTTCACCCTCCCACATCCTTAGAACCCCACCAAGATGTTGTTCCTCATCTTCTTCCTCATCATCAAGGTTTCTTCTCCCAAGCTTCCCCCAGCTACCATTAGCACTTTGCAACGCCACGGTGGAGCAAAGCATGTCAAAATCCAAAACAGACATACCCTCCAAGAGCCtctccttctcatcttcttcaCCACCGTTGATCCTTTCCCCTTCCATTGCTTCCTCAACCAACACCACCTTCTCCGAATCCACCATTTCCTGCTCGCTTTCGAAAACCCAGAAACAAAGCTTGCACCTTTCTCTACTTGCCTCAACAAAAATCTCTCCTTTTTAAATAAAATCTCGGTTTTTGAGGACACCCTTTGATATTTTGCTTTATGGGGTATATAAATAAATGAACAAAGAAAAACTTTTAAACAGTTTTTGATAAAGATGGAGAGTAAAAAATGTTGTGTGTTGTGATTGCTGATTTGCTGTTGGGGGTTGGGAATGTGTTATGTTATGTGTAGATGATGCAATGAATACAGAGTCATGTTTGTTTAGTTCagataacaaataataaaaaaattaagttgaatcattaattattaatgattaattatgaAATTATTATAAGAATAGCGATCCCTTTGTTGGCGGGTAATAATGGTGTGTGGGACCTGCAAACGTCCCATTTCGGATGGTATTGCTGTTCCCACGTGCTCCCTACAATTTAGCTAAGATTTTATTGCTAATCCTCATCTTAATACCCTAATCCTAATTACTATCTGGATTTGCAGCAAGATTTACTGTAATAATCTACTAAGAACAGCTCAAACGCACTAATTGCTTCTATTCCCGGTAAGTTTGCTTTATTAACTTTTATTGGAAATAAaatggtattattattattattattattaagtgaaTGTAACcgctaataaattataatttaaataatataatttcttcGTACTCACTTAAAAAGTCGCAAATTTAAGTCTTTTGATCtttggttaaaaaataaaaaggagtgTAGCATAATATAAAGCCAAAATTACTGTCAAATTGTCAAGTTGCGTCTTCTTGGAAGGAAGTGGCATTAGAGATTGTGATTGGGTAAATGGAATGCAAGTATACAACCATAAACAGGGAACTTACTTTAAAAAGTCCAAAGTTATGCATTTAATTAAAAGGCTAAAAGTTAATCAGAAAGCCATGCTAGTTGCTACTAATATAATATTCTTTTCCGGCAACTATATTCTACGGTGTATTTGTTTGTTTGCttattaaaagttaaaagttaaaactgaaGCTTCCGGATTAGAAGTAAATTTCAATTTCAAGGTAAAAGAATGTTTCCTCCGGAAGCAAGTTTGTAAGGTTTGATTAGAAGCTCCATGTCCTTGATTAGAAGTTAATGCGTGGGAAACTCACTCTTCATACCCATCCA from Arachis hypogaea cultivar Tifrunner chromosome 10, arahy.Tifrunner.gnm2.J5K5, whole genome shotgun sequence includes:
- the LOC112714679 gene encoding putative cyclin-D6-1, whose translation is MEFDLEDPLSCFKEQQAYTITELFASESDHMPAPNYLNSTHFRASFRCEAISLILQVQFSCNLDPSVAYLAINYLHRFMSRQEIPMEKPWLLKLVVISCLSLASKMKNTPLSISDIQIEGCIFESQTVGKMELLILGALEWRMRSITPFPFLHFFISSTELKDPSLKQVLKEQATKIIFNAHNDIKLLEYKPSTIAASALISASRELCPQQYTMLRASIAACENLDEDSLTKCIDLMQEMVMWTEANESTIDTSFLSTETPVSVLERSIKRRRI
- the LOC112714680 gene encoding cell number regulator 9 — translated: MVDSEKVVLVEEAMEGERINGGEEDEKERLLEGMSVLDFDMLCSTVALQSANGSWGKLGRRNLDDEEEDEEQHLGGVLRMWEGEVLDCFDDRRIALESACCPCYRFGKNMKRAGFGACYIQAVVYFLLALGAFANFIAFIATRRHYFLYLAVAFTISVGAILGFYRTRIRKKFNIKGSDSAVDDCAYHFICPCCTLCQESRTLEINNVQDGTWHGRGDTICIGGFSDGSKALFELHPPPVVSIMPTDESCMEKS